The following are from one region of the Amycolatopsis sp. QT-25 genome:
- a CDS encoding TetR/AcrR family transcriptional regulator, producing the protein MTAKRLTREESREQTRQRLLAAAAELFSERGVNGTSVEQIAERAGFTRGAFYGNFDGKHELVVELLRRRTQREAEEVSALREGVGSFAELMDRLRAWNVERAEHLAGWLTLRTELALYALRNPEARPLVGEGEKSTRALLETSIRTELAARGAEPPADPAFLALILHALEDGLLLQRFLSPEGTGDEDVVDAVQLLMRSWTALSRSS; encoded by the coding sequence GTGACGGCGAAACGCTTGACGCGGGAAGAAAGCCGCGAGCAGACCAGGCAGCGCCTGCTCGCGGCGGCCGCCGAGCTGTTCTCCGAACGAGGGGTCAACGGCACGTCCGTCGAGCAGATCGCCGAACGGGCCGGATTCACCCGAGGGGCCTTCTACGGCAACTTCGACGGCAAGCACGAGCTGGTCGTCGAACTGCTGCGCCGCCGGACCCAACGCGAGGCCGAAGAGGTCTCCGCGTTGCGCGAGGGCGTCGGCTCCTTCGCGGAGTTGATGGACCGGCTGCGCGCGTGGAACGTCGAACGCGCCGAACACCTCGCCGGCTGGCTCACCCTGCGCACCGAGCTGGCCCTTTACGCGTTGCGGAATCCCGAGGCACGCCCGCTCGTCGGCGAAGGCGAGAAGTCGACAAGGGCACTGCTGGAGACCTCGATCCGCACCGAACTCGCCGCGCGGGGCGCGGAACCGCCCGCGGACCCGGCGTTCCTCGCGTTGATCCTGCACGCGCTCGAGGACGGTCTCCTGCTGCAGCGTTTCCTCAGCCCCGAGGGGACCGGCGACGAGGACGTGGTGGACGCCGTCCAGCTGCTGATGCGGTCTTGGACCGCGCTCAGCCGGTCATCTTGA
- a CDS encoding 3-hydroxyacyl-CoA dehydrogenase, with product MEKWAEQVGRIRVIGTGVMGRGIVQLAVTAGLEVELADARPDAVGEAVDHVGAMLGKLASKGKITEEAATAARGRLIAAEDPLAPADGVDLVIEAVREDLESKRALFAELERVCGPDTVFATNTSSLSVTEIGAALTEPGRLLGLHFFNPVPLMRLVEVVPGARTAAWLPPAVTELVRGWGHEPVLARDAPGFLVNHAGRGLGTEALQILAEGIATPAEVDRVARDVLGLKLGPFELLDLTGLDVSHAVLESIWSGFHGEPRLRPSWLTRPRVAAGLFGRKTGEGFYRHVDGHQQVEPEAAAPEAPTTPVWVDDERLGTLLSAAGIQVVHSAYPDTVLIVSPIGASTVDTAVAAGLPAERVVGVDPLGGYGKRLTLSVHPALDPAAGRTAWGALAATGLPVTVVRDGPAPIAQRLLASIVNTACFIAGQWLATPEDIDTAVRLGLGYPRGPLTWGDEAGADLVLRVLRGLVASTGDQRYRPSAWLTERVALGLPLTSTGTVPADLLR from the coding sequence GTGGAGAAGTGGGCGGAGCAGGTCGGCAGGATCCGGGTCATCGGAACCGGGGTGATGGGCCGGGGCATCGTCCAGCTCGCCGTGACGGCGGGGCTCGAGGTCGAGCTCGCCGACGCCCGGCCCGACGCCGTCGGCGAAGCCGTCGACCACGTCGGCGCGATGCTCGGCAAGCTCGCCTCGAAGGGCAAGATCACCGAAGAAGCCGCCACGGCCGCGAGAGGCAGGCTGATCGCCGCCGAAGACCCGCTCGCCCCCGCCGACGGCGTCGACCTCGTCATCGAAGCGGTCCGCGAGGACTTGGAGAGCAAACGCGCGCTGTTCGCCGAACTGGAACGGGTCTGCGGCCCGGACACCGTGTTCGCCACCAACACCAGTTCGCTTTCGGTCACCGAGATCGGTGCCGCGCTGACCGAGCCGGGCCGCTTGCTCGGCCTGCACTTCTTCAATCCGGTCCCGCTGATGCGACTGGTCGAGGTCGTGCCCGGCGCGCGGACCGCCGCATGGCTGCCGCCCGCCGTGACCGAACTCGTCCGCGGCTGGGGGCACGAACCCGTCCTCGCCCGCGACGCACCGGGCTTCCTGGTCAACCACGCCGGCCGCGGGCTGGGCACCGAGGCGCTGCAGATCCTCGCCGAAGGGATCGCGACCCCGGCGGAGGTGGACCGCGTCGCGCGTGACGTGCTCGGTCTGAAACTCGGCCCGTTCGAACTGCTGGACCTCACCGGTCTCGACGTCTCGCACGCCGTGCTCGAAAGCATCTGGAGCGGCTTCCACGGTGAACCGCGGTTGCGGCCGTCGTGGCTGACGCGTCCCCGCGTCGCCGCCGGGCTGTTCGGACGCAAGACCGGCGAGGGCTTCTACCGCCATGTCGACGGGCACCAGCAGGTCGAGCCGGAGGCGGCCGCACCGGAAGCCCCCACCACTCCGGTGTGGGTCGACGACGAACGGCTCGGCACACTGCTCTCGGCGGCGGGGATCCAGGTCGTGCACTCCGCCTACCCGGACACGGTCCTGATCGTCAGCCCGATCGGGGCGTCCACTGTAGACACGGCAGTGGCCGCGGGTCTCCCGGCGGAACGGGTCGTCGGCGTCGACCCCCTCGGCGGCTACGGGAAACGGCTGACGCTTTCGGTCCATCCCGCGCTCGATCCGGCCGCCGGCCGCACCGCCTGGGGCGCGCTCGCCGCGACCGGGCTGCCGGTGACCGTGGTCCGCGACGGCCCCGCGCCGATCGCGCAGCGGCTGCTGGCGTCGATCGTCAACACCGCCTGCTTCATCGCCGGACAGTGGCTCGCCACGCCGGAGGACATCGACACCGCCGTCCGGCTCGGCCTCGGCTACCCACGCGGCCCGCTGACCTGGGGTGACGAAGCGGGTGCGGACCTCGTACTGCGGGTCCTGCGCGGCCTGGTCGCGAGCACCGGCGACCAGCGTTACCGGCCGAGCGCCTGGCTGACCGAACGGGTCGCGCTCGGCCTGCCGCTCACCTCGACGGGCACCGTCCCTGCCGACCTCCTGCGCTGA
- a CDS encoding PQQ-dependent sugar dehydrogenase: MPSKFRVLCHAVVTLLIVTLLVPLTSTSASAAPVLPPGFVLRDQQSGQAPYDLTDFAYLPDGSMLTTGKQGNVAWVSATGQAQSIATLPVRSTGDLGLVGIAIAPDYATSRAIYTARAIDVAGGGIALRASRWTVSGTDRPTGLTGEKVLIEGAANTDIHGITGVVAAPDGTVWVSTGDSSRFQGAADPFALNVYDLDKIFGKIFHLTADGAGVPDNPYYTAANPNSLRSKVFASGFRSPFRFSLDASTGLPVVGDVGWGTWEEINFVQKGANHGWPCFEGNQPADGFSAMPQCASAVNTPPMLAVRHGQGIDNGNSITAGIVYNGESYPEEYRGAYFFGDYATQKLWTAKYDTQGRVVRPQETPPKFTGIGGPVKFLAAANGDIVYADIYTGLLRRLSYTTGNKAPVAVATSETNPETRTVSFDGSGSYDFDNDPLTYEWDFGDGTTGTGAKVSHTYAAGTEKFTAKLTVKDGLRASGSTDIAVAPGNHSPKLLMTDPGDRLFAVGEEVKVGATITDTEDGALPVTWTTLVRHCPENAVCHAHPDRGGTGPEFTMPFTDHTDSNLEFTATATDSAGVTVSKTYVAKPREHRLTLTSNVAAALGITPEGGAISAMVVEGATVEIQAAEVASDGSSTFTGWSNGATGRLTNITMGTTDQTITANYITPIDKRYRDEPALAQRLGAPTAPEAVDGTVRFRTYERGRLYWSKETGVKQIEGEILKKYLAAGGHVKFGPPATDEQATPDGVARYNHFPVWPGVLQASIYYTVNTGAHPIYGRIRQKWASLDWERGPLGYPSTDEAGTPDGLGRYNHFSKAASIYYTAQTDARAIHGRIRVRWEALGWEAGPMGYPATDEAATPDGVGRYTHFTKAGSIYWSMATDAHGVWGEIRKRWAALGWERSYLRYPTTDEIVVTGGRQNNFQGGYVFWNASNGAVTDRPW, encoded by the coding sequence ATGCCTTCGAAATTCCGTGTGCTGTGTCACGCCGTCGTGACGTTGCTGATAGTGACCTTGCTGGTACCGCTGACGTCGACTTCCGCGTCCGCCGCACCCGTTCTGCCGCCCGGCTTCGTCCTGCGTGACCAGCAGAGCGGGCAGGCTCCATACGATCTGACCGACTTCGCGTACCTGCCCGACGGCTCCATGCTGACCACCGGCAAGCAGGGCAACGTCGCCTGGGTGTCCGCCACCGGGCAGGCGCAGAGCATCGCCACCCTGCCCGTTCGCAGCACCGGCGACCTCGGGCTGGTCGGCATCGCGATCGCACCCGACTACGCCACCTCCCGCGCGATCTACACGGCCCGCGCGATCGACGTCGCCGGCGGCGGGATCGCCCTGCGCGCCTCGCGCTGGACTGTCTCCGGCACCGACCGGCCGACCGGGCTGACCGGGGAGAAGGTGCTCATCGAGGGCGCCGCCAACACCGACATCCACGGCATCACCGGTGTCGTGGCCGCCCCCGACGGCACGGTGTGGGTCTCGACCGGCGACAGCTCCCGTTTCCAGGGCGCGGCCGACCCGTTCGCGCTCAACGTGTACGACCTCGACAAGATCTTCGGCAAGATCTTCCACCTCACCGCGGACGGCGCCGGCGTGCCGGACAACCCGTACTACACCGCGGCGAACCCGAACTCGCTGCGTTCCAAGGTGTTCGCGAGCGGCTTCCGCAGCCCGTTCCGGTTCAGCCTCGACGCCAGCACCGGCCTCCCGGTGGTCGGCGACGTCGGCTGGGGCACCTGGGAAGAGATCAATTTCGTCCAGAAGGGCGCGAACCACGGCTGGCCGTGCTTCGAGGGCAACCAGCCCGCCGACGGTTTCTCCGCGATGCCGCAGTGCGCTTCGGCCGTGAACACCCCGCCGATGCTGGCGGTCCGCCACGGGCAGGGCATCGACAACGGCAACAGCATCACCGCCGGCATTGTCTACAATGGAGAGTCGTACCCGGAGGAATACCGGGGCGCGTACTTCTTCGGCGACTACGCCACTCAGAAGCTGTGGACGGCCAAGTACGACACGCAGGGCCGGGTCGTCCGGCCGCAGGAGACGCCGCCGAAGTTCACCGGTATCGGCGGTCCGGTCAAGTTCCTGGCCGCGGCCAACGGCGACATCGTCTACGCCGACATCTACACCGGTCTGCTGCGACGGCTCAGCTACACCACGGGGAACAAGGCGCCCGTCGCGGTGGCCACTTCGGAGACGAACCCCGAAACCCGCACGGTCTCCTTCGACGGCAGCGGTTCCTACGACTTCGACAACGACCCGCTGACCTACGAGTGGGACTTCGGTGACGGCACCACCGGCACCGGTGCGAAGGTCAGCCACACCTACGCGGCCGGGACCGAGAAGTTCACCGCGAAACTGACGGTGAAGGACGGCCTGCGGGCGTCCGGGAGCACGGACATCGCCGTGGCGCCCGGAAACCACTCGCCGAAACTGCTCATGACCGACCCCGGTGACCGCCTGTTCGCGGTCGGCGAGGAGGTCAAGGTCGGCGCGACCATCACCGACACCGAGGACGGCGCCCTCCCGGTCACCTGGACCACGCTGGTCCGGCACTGCCCGGAGAACGCGGTCTGCCACGCGCATCCGGACCGCGGCGGCACCGGCCCCGAGTTCACCATGCCGTTCACCGACCACACGGACTCCAACCTGGAGTTCACCGCGACGGCGACCGACAGCGCCGGTGTCACGGTTTCGAAGACCTACGTCGCGAAGCCGCGCGAGCACCGGCTGACCCTGACCAGCAACGTCGCCGCGGCGCTCGGCATCACGCCGGAGGGCGGGGCCATCTCGGCGATGGTGGTCGAAGGCGCGACCGTCGAGATCCAGGCGGCCGAGGTCGCTTCCGACGGTTCGTCGACCTTCACCGGTTGGTCGAACGGGGCCACCGGGCGGCTGACGAACATCACCATGGGCACCACCGACCAGACGATCACGGCGAACTACATCACGCCGATCGACAAGCGCTACCGCGACGAACCCGCGCTGGCGCAGCGGCTCGGCGCGCCGACCGCACCCGAAGCCGTCGACGGCACGGTCCGCTTCCGCACCTACGAGCGCGGGCGGCTGTACTGGTCGAAGGAGACGGGCGTCAAGCAGATCGAAGGCGAGATCCTCAAGAAGTACCTCGCCGCCGGTGGGCACGTGAAGTTCGGTCCGCCCGCCACCGACGAACAGGCCACTCCGGACGGTGTCGCCCGGTACAACCACTTCCCGGTCTGGCCGGGCGTGCTGCAGGCGTCGATCTACTACACCGTGAACACCGGAGCCCACCCGATCTACGGCAGGATCCGGCAGAAGTGGGCGTCGCTCGACTGGGAGCGGGGACCGCTGGGTTACCCGAGCACCGACGAGGCGGGTACTCCGGACGGACTCGGCCGCTACAACCACTTCAGCAAGGCCGCTTCGATCTACTACACCGCCCAGACTGACGCGAGGGCGATCCACGGCCGGATCCGGGTCCGCTGGGAGGCACTCGGCTGGGAAGCCGGGCCCATGGGCTACCCGGCCACCGACGAGGCGGCGACCCCGGACGGTGTCGGCCGGTACACCCACTTCACCAAGGCCGGTTCCATCTACTGGTCGATGGCGACCGACGCGCACGGCGTGTGGGGCGAGATCCGCAAGCGTTGGGCGGCGCTCGGCTGGGAACGTTCTTACCTGCGTTACCCGACCACCGACGAAATCGTCGTCACCGGCGGAAGGCAGAACAACTTCCAGGGCGGCTACGTGTTCTGGAACGCCTCCAACGGTGCGGTGACCGACCGCCCCTGGTAG
- a CDS encoding L,D-transpeptidase — translation MKKFLVGVGALATALVLTACSGNAGGSAPAGGAVAQGDPAGGTTTTSAPSSAPATSSSTTPSPTPSSSSSKPKPTSSKAKPTPKPTPKPAAKPAANAADVPCKAALASPGVSACVDLSALKTWLLQDGKVVYGPVKQLPGKKGHATPTGVFHVSAKVKNYHSKEFDAPMPNSVFFLPGIAFHTGSLSVYSHGCIHLAAAASQKYFTTLQSGDVVQVVA, via the coding sequence GTGAAGAAGTTCCTGGTGGGGGTGGGCGCATTGGCCACGGCGCTGGTGCTGACCGCGTGTTCCGGCAACGCCGGCGGCAGCGCGCCCGCCGGCGGCGCCGTCGCGCAGGGCGACCCGGCGGGCGGGACCACGACCACGTCGGCACCGTCTTCGGCCCCCGCCACGTCCTCATCGACGACGCCGTCGCCGACGCCGAGCAGCTCCAGTTCCAAGCCGAAGCCGACGTCTTCGAAGGCCAAGCCGACGCCGAAACCCACGCCGAAACCGGCGGCCAAGCCCGCCGCGAACGCCGCCGACGTCCCCTGCAAGGCCGCCCTGGCCTCACCGGGCGTGAGCGCCTGCGTGGACCTCTCCGCGTTGAAGACCTGGCTGCTGCAGGACGGCAAGGTCGTCTATGGCCCGGTCAAGCAGCTGCCCGGCAAGAAGGGGCACGCCACGCCGACCGGTGTCTTCCACGTTTCGGCCAAGGTCAAGAACTACCATTCGAAGGAGTTCGACGCGCCGATGCCGAACTCGGTGTTCTTCCTGCCGGGCATCGCGTTCCACACCGGCAGCCTCTCGGTGTACTCGCACGGCTGCATCCACCTGGCCGCGGCGGCTTCGCAGAAGTACTTCACGACTCTGCAGAGCGGCGACGTGGTGCAGGTCGTGGCCTGA
- a CDS encoding serine/threonine-protein kinase gives MLIADRYELDELPLGRGGMGAVYAGHDRHLGRRVAVKFLGLPGGPDAELEQRFIREARILATLEHAGAPTLYDFGTYDERLYQVMQFIEGVTVADLAAEHGPLPVPWAAAIAAQACAVLSAAHALSICHRDLKPTNLMLCPDGSVKVLDFGLAMLRETDVAQFTRAGQILGTPAYMAPEQIQRGIAGPRSDLYALGCVLHEMLTGRQLFTGPTAYAVFEKQVKESPAEVDGIPVGLKVLLADLLEKDPERRPPDADELFGRLAVFARDLPPLPGYLDEGANPGRMYARVVGRVP, from the coding sequence TTGCTGATCGCCGATCGCTACGAACTCGACGAGCTGCCGCTCGGCCGGGGTGGGATGGGCGCGGTCTACGCGGGCCACGACCGGCATCTCGGCCGCCGCGTGGCGGTGAAGTTCCTCGGGCTTCCCGGCGGTCCGGACGCCGAACTCGAGCAGCGGTTCATCCGCGAGGCGCGGATCCTCGCGACCCTGGAACACGCGGGCGCGCCGACGCTCTACGACTTCGGCACCTACGACGAGCGGCTGTACCAGGTCATGCAGTTCATCGAGGGGGTGACCGTCGCCGATCTCGCCGCCGAACACGGGCCGCTGCCGGTGCCGTGGGCGGCCGCGATCGCGGCGCAGGCGTGCGCCGTGCTGTCCGCCGCGCACGCGTTGTCCATCTGCCATCGCGATCTCAAGCCCACCAACCTGATGTTGTGCCCCGACGGCAGCGTGAAGGTGCTCGACTTCGGGCTCGCGATGCTGCGCGAGACCGACGTCGCCCAGTTCACCCGCGCCGGGCAGATCCTGGGCACTCCCGCGTACATGGCGCCCGAGCAGATCCAGCGCGGGATCGCCGGTCCGCGCAGCGATCTGTACGCGCTGGGCTGCGTCCTGCACGAGATGCTGACCGGCAGGCAGCTCTTCACCGGCCCGACGGCGTACGCGGTCTTCGAGAAGCAGGTCAAGGAGAGCCCCGCCGAAGTGGACGGCATCCCCGTTGGACTCAAGGTGCTGCTCGCGGATCTCCTGGAGAAGGACCCGGAACGGCGTCCGCCCGACGCGGACGAGCTGTTCGGGCGGCTGGCCGTGTTCGCGCGCGACCTGCCGCCGCTGCCCGGCTATCTCGACGAAGGCGCCAATCCGGGCCGGATGTACGCGCGGGTCGTGGGCCGCGTGCCCTGA
- a CDS encoding N-6 DNA methylase, protein MEEQATVNAADIARIAGVGRAAVSNWRRRYGDFPPPVGGTASSPLFSLVHVEHWLRERGKPVEISLGDRVWQRLRNLGDDLSLGLRVGRVGSYLTRRGEWTFSARYDDAELLGLLDRFADERGVREAYEFLCERYVEAHSRQLSVTPEPVATLMARLIGPEPGVVLDPACGLGTLLLASGGTRLLGQVDDPATSCIAAHRLLLAGADMEMYGADALSMDSYEGVLADAVVCDPPFNEREWGYDDLVGDPRWEYGQPPRGEPELAWVQHCLAHVKPGGLVVIRMPPAAAGRRTGRRIRGNLLRAGALCAVVTVGGADLWLLRRPEPGERPPSRLLLLADPSTVEEQWWAHLRGAEVPGAVRIIDLLDEEIDLSPGRHQARDEHVGEAFLEARRQFDGIRPEPPSLRISDEKPTFTTIGELLKSGVLTVPESVEEGDVVASPAAPAYVHNGETVVVEPTMSRYRTDPERLDAAFLAGCLRAAGQVAPTSSTRIDLRRTRIPRLPIETQRAYGAAFTRLAAFEAALREAAESGLELVRLGLAGLTEGQLRPGNG, encoded by the coding sequence CCACGTCGAACACTGGCTGCGTGAGCGCGGCAAACCCGTCGAGATCTCGCTGGGCGACCGGGTCTGGCAGCGGCTGCGCAACCTCGGGGACGACCTGTCACTGGGCCTGCGGGTCGGCCGGGTGGGGTCGTACCTGACCCGGCGAGGCGAGTGGACCTTTTCGGCCCGTTACGACGACGCCGAACTGCTTGGCCTGCTGGACCGCTTCGCCGACGAGCGAGGCGTGCGCGAGGCCTACGAGTTCCTGTGTGAGCGCTACGTCGAGGCGCACTCGCGGCAGTTGTCCGTCACCCCGGAACCGGTGGCCACGCTGATGGCCCGCCTCATCGGTCCCGAACCCGGCGTCGTGCTCGACCCCGCGTGCGGACTCGGGACGCTGCTGCTCGCCTCCGGCGGGACCCGGCTGCTCGGGCAGGTCGACGATCCGGCGACCTCGTGCATCGCCGCGCACCGGCTGCTGCTCGCGGGGGCCGACATGGAGATGTACGGCGCCGACGCGCTGTCGATGGACTCCTACGAAGGGGTTCTCGCGGACGCCGTCGTCTGCGATCCGCCGTTCAACGAACGCGAATGGGGCTACGACGACCTCGTCGGCGACCCGCGCTGGGAGTACGGCCAGCCGCCGCGCGGCGAACCGGAACTGGCGTGGGTGCAGCACTGTCTCGCGCATGTGAAGCCCGGCGGGCTGGTCGTGATCCGCATGCCGCCCGCCGCCGCCGGACGCCGCACCGGTCGGCGGATCCGCGGGAACCTGCTGCGGGCCGGGGCTTTGTGCGCGGTGGTGACCGTCGGCGGAGCGGATCTCTGGCTGTTGCGGCGCCCGGAACCGGGCGAGCGGCCGCCGTCCCGGCTGCTCCTGCTGGCCGATCCGTCCACCGTGGAGGAACAGTGGTGGGCGCATCTGCGCGGCGCCGAGGTGCCGGGGGCGGTCCGGATCATCGACCTGCTCGACGAGGAGATCGACCTTTCCCCGGGGCGGCATCAGGCGCGGGACGAACACGTGGGCGAGGCATTCCTGGAAGCCCGAAGGCAGTTCGACGGGATCCGGCCGGAACCGCCGTCGCTGAGGATTTCCGACGAGAAGCCGACGTTCACCACGATCGGCGAGCTGCTGAAGTCCGGGGTGCTCACCGTGCCGGAATCGGTGGAGGAGGGGGATGTCGTCGCGTCGCCCGCCGCGCCCGCATATGTCCACAATGGAGAGACGGTAGTGGTCGAGCCGACGATGTCGAGGTACCGCACCGATCCCGAACGGCTGGACGCCGCGTTCCTCGCCGGTTGCCTGCGCGCGGCCGGGCAGGTCGCGCCGACGTCGTCGACGAGGATCGACCTCAGGCGCACCCGGATCCCGCGCCTGCCCATCGAGACACAGCGGGCCTACGGGGCGGCGTTCACCCGGCTCGCCGCCTTCGAGGCCGCCCTGCGTGAGGCGGCGGAATCGGGCCTGGAGCTGGTGCGGCTAGGCTTGGCCGGGCTGACGGAAGGGCAACTGAGGCCGGGGAACGGATAG